Proteins from a genomic interval of Caulobacter rhizosphaerae:
- a CDS encoding biopolymer transporter ExbD: MAAKLSGGGGDRFNIDQNSEINVTPFVDVMLVLLIIFMVAAPLASVSVEVNLPPAVAKPSPSPPKPVYISIKASGKVFIGDDPTTVDEMGADLTKSIGRRDPTKERIYIRADEKTRYGAFMEVMNTLQDNGFYSVALIGKDQNS, encoded by the coding sequence ATGGCCGCCAAACTCTCAGGCGGTGGGGGCGACAGGTTTAACATCGACCAAAACAGCGAGATCAACGTCACGCCCTTCGTGGACGTCATGCTGGTCCTCCTGATCATCTTCATGGTGGCGGCTCCGCTCGCCTCCGTGTCGGTCGAAGTGAACCTGCCGCCGGCGGTCGCGAAACCGTCGCCGAGCCCGCCAAAGCCCGTCTATATCTCGATCAAGGCTTCGGGAAAGGTCTTCATTGGCGACGACCCCACTACGGTCGACGAGATGGGGGCGGACCTCACGAAGAGCATCGGTCGTCGCGATCCGACCAAGGAGCGCATCTACATCCGCGCCGACGAAAAGACGCGCTACGGAGCTTTCATGGAGGTGATGAACACCCTCCAGGACAACGGCTTCTACAGCGTGGCGCTCATCGGCAAGGATCAGAACAGCTAG